A region of Jannaschia sp. W003 DNA encodes the following proteins:
- a CDS encoding tRNA (guanosine(46)-N(7))-methyltransferase TrmB, with the protein MTERPHRNFYGRRKGKHLKASHERYLDEDLAALSPGAVDWDTNPERTPLDLDALFGGRDLWLEIGFGGGEHMVAQAAANPGVGIIGAEPYVNGVAMLLGKLREAGADNVRIHPGDARDLMDVLPEASVARAFLLYPDPWPKARHHRRRFVTPEHLEPLARVMRPGAVLRIATDIPDYVRQALEEVPRAGFRWTAEGPRDWREPWADWTRTRYEAKAVREGRAPHYLTFVRD; encoded by the coding sequence GTGACCGAACGCCCCCACCGCAACTTCTACGGCCGCCGCAAGGGCAAGCACCTGAAGGCGAGCCACGAGCGGTACCTGGACGAGGACCTCGCCGCCCTGTCGCCGGGCGCGGTGGACTGGGACACGAACCCCGAACGCACGCCCCTCGACCTCGATGCGCTCTTCGGCGGGCGCGACCTCTGGCTGGAGATCGGCTTCGGCGGGGGCGAGCACATGGTGGCGCAGGCCGCCGCGAACCCGGGCGTCGGCATCATCGGCGCGGAGCCTTACGTGAATGGCGTGGCCATGCTGCTGGGCAAGCTGCGCGAGGCGGGCGCGGACAACGTGCGCATCCACCCCGGCGACGCGCGCGACCTGATGGACGTGCTGCCCGAGGCTTCGGTGGCGCGCGCGTTCCTGCTCTACCCCGACCCCTGGCCCAAGGCGCGCCATCATCGCCGCCGCTTCGTGACGCCCGAGCATCTGGAGCCCCTGGCACGGGTCATGCGCCCCGGCGCCGTGCTGCGGATCGCGACCGACATCCCGGACTACGTGCGACAGGCGCTGGAAGAGGTGCCGCGCGCGGGCTTCCGCTGGACCGCGGAGGGCCCCCGCGATTGGCGCGAGCCGTGGGCGGACTGGACGCGCACGCGCTACGAGGCGAAGGCGGTACGCGAGGGCAGGGCGCCGCATTATCTGACGTTCGTCAGGGATTGA
- a CDS encoding HNH endonuclease domain-containing protein, with translation MVPDLKPFPELGIDTAPLVQSMRAVTNSYKHLFLRALLARVRAGDTEPLFLDLLRGMLAEAWWPAFHYRLALGSQDMAVKHLSTLIEDPTALRMRPGDVLDYLAHVPATQLSEGPARSLLRYVPTRLLRPWFEGEVGSLPDGKRDRAIAYASRALFDDRRPLFRIEPDRIVVHPDWVAAIERYGPIFDGWSDAVWLSYLERRNPHATSLLAKVRPAFERASLTEERRVWSAHLRGGGTCVFSRASVTPDLFAVDHFLPHAFTGHDRFWNLSPIAPAVNASKRDGLPPEAAVDALACRHAALWHAADRLGRHQASLRRWRDDYAADLGFDPVGSDETTFRSAFRETYTPLFGIARRMGFPDWTPAGS, from the coding sequence GTGGTGCCCGACCTTAAGCCCTTCCCCGAACTCGGGATCGACACGGCTCCCCTCGTTCAGTCGATGCGGGCGGTGACGAACAGCTACAAGCATCTGTTCCTGCGCGCGTTGCTGGCACGGGTGCGCGCAGGCGATACCGAGCCATTGTTCCTCGACCTGCTCCGGGGAATGCTCGCCGAGGCGTGGTGGCCTGCATTCCACTATCGCCTCGCGCTTGGTTCCCAGGACATGGCGGTGAAACACCTCTCCACACTGATCGAAGATCCCACCGCGTTGCGGATGCGACCGGGGGATGTCCTCGACTACCTCGCTCATGTCCCGGCCACGCAGCTTTCAGAGGGACCTGCACGTTCCCTGCTCCGGTATGTTCCGACACGTCTTTTGCGCCCTTGGTTCGAGGGCGAGGTCGGCTCTCTGCCCGACGGGAAGCGCGATCGGGCGATCGCATACGCGTCACGCGCGCTTTTCGATGACAGGCGTCCGCTGTTTCGCATCGAGCCGGACCGCATCGTCGTGCATCCCGACTGGGTCGCGGCTATCGAGCGCTACGGACCCATCTTCGATGGGTGGTCAGACGCGGTCTGGCTCTCGTATCTTGAACGGCGGAACCCCCACGCAACGAGCCTTCTGGCAAAGGTTCGACCCGCATTCGAACGCGCGTCCCTCACCGAAGAGCGTCGGGTCTGGTCGGCCCACTTGCGCGGCGGAGGCACTTGCGTGTTCTCGCGGGCTTCGGTGACGCCCGACCTCTTCGCGGTCGATCACTTCCTGCCCCACGCCTTCACCGGACACGATCGGTTCTGGAACCTCTCCCCGATTGCGCCCGCCGTAAACGCGAGCAAGCGCGACGGGTTGCCCCCCGAAGCGGCCGTGGATGCCCTTGCCTGCCGTCACGCGGCACTCTGGCATGCTGCGGATCGCCTCGGTCGCCATCAGGCATCCCTGCGGCGGTGGCGCGACGACTATGCCGCCGACCTCGGGTTCGACCCCGTGGGAAGCGACGAGACGACGTTTCGCTCGGCCTTCCGCGAGACCTACACCCCGCTGTTCGGAATTGCCCGCCGAATGGGTTTTCCGGACTGGACCCCGGCAGGATCTTGA
- a CDS encoding deoxyguanosinetriphosphate triphosphohydrolase: MDLYVRPIAPYACDPARSRGRLHPEPESRHRSPFQRDRDRIIHASAFRRLKHKTQVFIEHEGDYFRTRLTHSIEVGQVARTIAKHLGLNVELAEAVALAHDLGHPPFGHTGEEALQRLMAPYGGFDHNAQAIRIVTSLERHYAEFDGLNLTWETLEGIAKHNGPVLPPVPAALALYDARHDLELSTHASAEAQIAALSDDIAYNNHDLHDGLRAELFSTAELAELPILGACFAEVDAAYPDLDLYRRRHEALRRFFGRLVVDVIDQAETALAEIAPGSPEAVRRAGRPVARFSPAMWSDLKVIRRFLFHRMYRAPSVVAMRERVTRVVDELFPAYMADPSELPKQWRKDVAGVQSETELARIVCDYIAGMTDRFAIQSHARLLGEIEGLPEIGATNGMP, encoded by the coding sequence ATGGACCTCTACGTCAGACCGATCGCGCCCTACGCCTGCGACCCCGCCCGGAGCCGGGGGCGGCTGCACCCCGAACCCGAGAGCCGCCACCGCTCGCCGTTCCAGCGCGACCGCGACCGGATCATCCACGCCAGCGCGTTCCGGCGCCTGAAGCACAAGACGCAGGTCTTCATCGAGCACGAGGGCGACTACTTCCGCACCCGCCTCACGCATTCGATCGAGGTGGGGCAGGTGGCGCGCACCATCGCCAAGCATCTCGGCCTGAACGTGGAGCTGGCCGAGGCGGTGGCGCTGGCCCACGACCTCGGGCACCCGCCCTTCGGCCACACCGGCGAGGAGGCGCTGCAGCGGCTGATGGCCCCCTACGGCGGCTTCGACCACAACGCCCAGGCGATCCGCATCGTCACCTCGCTGGAGCGGCACTACGCCGAGTTCGACGGCCTGAACCTCACCTGGGAGACGCTGGAGGGCATCGCGAAGCACAACGGCCCCGTCCTGCCGCCGGTGCCCGCCGCACTCGCGCTCTACGATGCGCGCCACGACCTGGAGCTGTCGACCCACGCCAGCGCCGAGGCGCAGATCGCGGCCCTGTCGGACGACATCGCCTACAACAACCACGACCTCCACGACGGGCTGCGGGCCGAGCTGTTCTCCACGGCCGAGTTGGCGGAGCTGCCGATCCTGGGCGCCTGCTTTGCCGAGGTCGACGCCGCCTACCCGGATCTCGACCTCTACCGCCGCCGCCACGAGGCGCTGCGCCGCTTCTTCGGGCGACTGGTGGTGGACGTGATCGACCAGGCCGAGACGGCGCTGGCCGAGATCGCCCCCGGCTCGCCCGAGGCGGTGCGCCGCGCCGGCCGTCCGGTGGCGCGCTTCTCGCCGGCGATGTGGTCCGACCTGAAAGTGATCCGGCGCTTCCTGTTCCACCGCATGTACCGCGCGCCCTCGGTGGTCGCGATGCGCGAACGGGTCACGCGCGTGGTGGACGAGTTGTTCCCGGCCTACATGGCCGACCCCTCGGAGCTGCCCAAGCAGTGGCGCAAGGACGTCGCCGGCGTGCAGAGCGAGACCGAGCTCGCGCGCATCGTCTGCGACTACATCGCCGGGATGACGGACCGCTTCGCGATCCAGAGCCACGCGCGCCTCCTCGGGGAGATCGAAGGATTGCCCGAGATTGGCGCGACCAACGGGATGCCCTGA
- a CDS encoding site-specific integrase produces the protein MLRAHREIAAEALRAPGPRAASAGPHTVRRGRVFHFARRLSAPAEKKLQKKFLRLSLRTDLPVSAMHRALLVRSYAARAERDLVNGQITPNQAKALLGEGARQIIAAMIDEQEAAAGRSDAEIDARIETLKAEAQSLGRAARRNRFDALRPWLDAAARGAGVALPEDLPTELGRQAAQVRRDLLEAEAEVEDGAAVEAACTPVVERFSEATVAVFAQAPVTLSTAIARTYALYPTRSMHGNIKIAGDLLIAWFGDVPVCAIDKEQLLAFLGWAIRLPKTHGKAHGRAHGGAGHVVTKDEEIARADARDAAVIAEISAMDCSDAEKRALLAERLVPRLTFQTIKRYRDSVNRVWKAAADLGATGLAPVPGYAEAERHIEAAMPVDPLHIHKTQPKARQPWSEERLVALFNSPIYRGCASPHRRWKAGPLIIRDALYWVPLIVATLGTRVTEVLELRRDDLIHRNGVYCLRIGATAEKRVKTEDSVRVVPVPQLLLDFGLVEWVRDLADDHGPLLFPEIAARAEKRSLADAFGKIRLQIWRRLGIADHDEDFYALRKTLQTMLEANDVSEGRRQAIAGHRNGKIINRHYTAFHARSLKGDLDKARYELTLVWDAANGFPVIGHCGLSDRIPETAIDVELADEGVAAVTVDTEGERATCRFDHDASPSEIAQAMPKSVRAKVAADAIRLPTRGRKRDLCEAIAAQAKAIDAEPLVARLSRELGEPIAQVRPQSSDGFGTAGRVVISANVGQTVQELPQSVPDLDGATASERTTRAAFEPIASAPSKSVKRAKPLPKKRSRLRNGALEALEPNAEGVRLSVGEGAAVRRTRSSQYRRA, from the coding sequence GTGCTGCGCGCCCACCGCGAGATCGCCGCCGAGGCCCTCCGCGCACCCGGCCCGCGTGCCGCCTCCGCCGGCCCCCACACCGTGCGCCGCGGCCGCGTGTTCCACTTCGCCCGCCGCCTCTCGGCGCCCGCCGAAAAAAAATTGCAGAAAAAATTTCTGCGCCTCTCGCTACGCACCGATCTCCCCGTCTCAGCGATGCATCGGGCTCTCCTGGTCCGGTCCTACGCTGCACGAGCGGAGCGAGATCTCGTGAACGGACAGATCACCCCGAACCAGGCCAAGGCCCTTCTCGGCGAGGGCGCGCGCCAGATTATCGCTGCCATGATCGATGAGCAGGAGGCGGCCGCGGGCCGCTCCGATGCCGAAATCGACGCCCGCATCGAGACGCTGAAGGCAGAAGCGCAGTCGCTGGGCCGTGCAGCACGGCGCAATCGCTTCGATGCGCTGCGCCCGTGGCTCGACGCCGCCGCCCGCGGGGCCGGCGTCGCGCTTCCCGAAGACCTGCCCACCGAGCTCGGCCGCCAGGCCGCGCAGGTGCGCCGCGACCTGCTGGAGGCCGAAGCCGAGGTCGAGGACGGCGCCGCCGTGGAAGCTGCGTGCACGCCCGTCGTCGAGCGGTTCAGCGAGGCGACCGTCGCCGTGTTCGCCCAGGCGCCTGTGACGCTCTCGACGGCCATCGCGCGGACCTACGCGCTCTACCCGACCCGCTCCATGCACGGGAACATCAAGATCGCCGGCGATCTGCTCATCGCGTGGTTCGGCGACGTTCCGGTCTGCGCCATCGACAAGGAACAGCTTCTCGCGTTCCTCGGCTGGGCCATCCGTCTTCCGAAGACGCATGGAAAGGCCCATGGTCGCGCGCATGGCGGGGCAGGCCACGTCGTCACGAAGGACGAGGAGATCGCGCGCGCCGACGCCAGGGATGCCGCGGTCATCGCCGAGATTTCCGCCATGGATTGCTCGGACGCCGAGAAGCGCGCGCTGCTCGCCGAGCGCCTCGTGCCTCGCCTGACGTTCCAGACGATCAAGCGCTACCGCGACAGCGTGAACCGCGTCTGGAAGGCTGCGGCCGACCTCGGTGCGACCGGTCTCGCCCCGGTGCCGGGTTATGCCGAAGCCGAGCGTCACATCGAGGCGGCCATGCCGGTCGATCCGCTGCACATCCACAAGACGCAGCCGAAGGCGCGTCAGCCGTGGTCCGAGGAGCGGCTCGTGGCGCTGTTCAACTCGCCCATCTATCGGGGCTGCGCCTCGCCGCACCGCCGCTGGAAGGCTGGCCCGCTGATCATTCGCGATGCGCTCTACTGGGTGCCGCTGATCGTCGCCACGCTCGGAACGCGGGTCACCGAGGTTCTCGAACTGCGCCGCGACGACCTCATCCACCGCAACGGCGTCTACTGCCTCCGCATCGGCGCCACCGCCGAGAAGCGGGTAAAGACCGAGGACAGTGTCCGCGTCGTGCCCGTGCCGCAGCTCCTTCTCGACTTCGGCCTTGTGGAGTGGGTGCGGGATCTCGCAGACGATCACGGCCCGCTGCTGTTCCCCGAGATCGCCGCGCGGGCCGAGAAGCGCAGTCTCGCCGATGCATTCGGCAAGATCCGCCTGCAGATCTGGCGCCGGCTCGGCATCGCCGATCACGACGAGGACTTCTACGCGCTGCGCAAGACGCTGCAGACGATGCTCGAGGCGAACGATGTCTCCGAAGGGCGCCGGCAGGCGATCGCGGGCCACCGCAACGGCAAGATCATCAATCGCCACTACACTGCCTTCCATGCCCGTTCGCTCAAGGGCGATCTCGACAAGGCCCGCTATGAGCTGACGCTCGTCTGGGACGCCGCGAACGGCTTCCCGGTGATCGGACACTGCGGGCTTTCCGATCGCATTCCCGAGACCGCGATCGATGTGGAACTCGCCGACGAAGGCGTCGCGGCCGTGACCGTCGACACCGAGGGCGAGCGCGCGACCTGCCGCTTCGACCACGATGCCTCTCCGAGCGAGATCGCGCAGGCGATGCCGAAATCCGTTCGGGCAAAGGTTGCGGCCGATGCGATCCGACTGCCCACGCGGGGGCGCAAGCGGGACTTGTGCGAGGCCATTGCCGCTCAGGCGAAGGCGATCGACGCCGAGCCTCTGGTGGCTCGACTTTCGCGCGAGCTGGGCGAACCCATCGCCCAGGTGAGGCCGCAGTCGTCAGACGGTTTTGGCACTGCCGGGCGCGTTGTGATCTCGGCCAATGTCGGACAGACAGTCCAGGAACTGCCGCAGTCCGTCCCCGACCTTGACGGCGCTACCGCGAGCGAGCGGACGACACGTGCGGCGTTCGAACCAATCGCCTCGGCCCCTTCGAAATCCGTGAAGAGGGCGAAACCTTTGCCCAAGAAGCGGAGCCGCCTCCGCAATGGCGCACTGGAGGCGTTGGAACCGAATGCGGAGGGCGTGCGGCTATCGGTCGGGGAAGGCGCGGCGGTGCGACGAACGCGATCGTCGCAGTATCGCCGAGCTTGA
- a CDS encoding 6,7-dimethyl-8-ribityllumazine synthase, whose product MAGHSDNVLPLPSFDEAPRILIVIAPYYGDISTAQLASARAVIESAGAAHETVEVPGSLEIAPAIAIAHRQSDYDGYVALGCVIRGRTSHYDVVVNESARGITTLGLAGACIGNGIITVENREQAEERADPERLDTAGGAAAAALHLVHLQRTLRKESKGIGFKPGSFQHDAARKGPTVA is encoded by the coding sequence ATGGCCGGCCACAGCGACAACGTCCTTCCCCTGCCCAGCTTCGACGAGGCGCCGCGCATCCTCATCGTCATCGCGCCCTACTACGGCGACATCTCCACGGCACAGCTCGCTTCGGCGCGCGCGGTGATCGAGAGCGCGGGCGCCGCGCACGAGACCGTGGAGGTGCCCGGGAGCCTCGAGATCGCCCCCGCCATCGCCATCGCCCACCGGCAGTCCGACTACGACGGCTACGTGGCGCTGGGCTGCGTGATCCGGGGGCGCACCTCGCACTACGACGTGGTGGTGAACGAGAGCGCGCGGGGCATCACCACGCTCGGGCTCGCCGGCGCGTGCATCGGCAACGGCATCATCACCGTCGAGAACCGCGAGCAGGCCGAGGAGCGAGCCGATCCCGAGCGCCTCGACACGGCCGGCGGCGCGGCGGCTGCGGCGCTGCACCTCGTGCACCTCCAGCGCACGCTGCGGAAGGAGTCGAAGGGCATCGGCTTCAAGCCCGGCAGCTTCCAGCACGACGCGGCGCGCAAGGGGCCGACGGTCGCCTGA
- a CDS encoding iron-sulfur cluster assembly accessory protein, with the protein MQLPPRVTPRAFERLSEIGAARTGKALRVAVEGGGCSGFQYAIELDAPADDDLALSGEGETVVIDPTSLPFLAGATIDFTEELVGARFTIDNPNAASSCGCGVSFSM; encoded by the coding sequence ATGCAGCTCCCGCCCCGCGTCACCCCCCGCGCCTTCGAGCGCCTGTCCGAGATCGGCGCCGCCCGCACCGGCAAGGCGCTGCGCGTCGCCGTAGAGGGCGGCGGCTGCTCGGGCTTCCAGTACGCGATCGAGCTCGATGCGCCGGCCGACGACGACCTCGCCCTCAGCGGCGAGGGCGAGACGGTGGTGATCGACCCGACCTCGCTGCCCTTCCTCGCCGGCGCCACCATCGACTTCACCGAGGAACTGGTGGGCGCGCGCTTCACCATCGACAACCCCAACGCGGCCTCCAGCTGCGGCTGCGGCGTCAGCTTCTCGATGTGA
- the ribB gene encoding 3,4-dihydroxy-2-butanone-4-phosphate synthase, whose protein sequence is MAEPIPFEEPGPVERDYADVISPVDEIIEDARNGRMFILVDHEDRENEGDLVIPAQMATPDAVNFMAAHGRGLICLTLPGERIDALGLPLMSTNNASRHETAFTVSIEAREGVSTGISAHDRARTIAVAIDGSKTAADIATPGHVFPLRAQPGGVLVRAGHTEAATDIARLAGLIPAGVICEIMNEDGTMARLPDLVAFAQRHGLKIGTISDLISYRRRHDNLVNQTDARPVTAKVGGDWLMRVFSDETQGAEHVVLTKGDLAAPGPVLVRMHALHPLEDVLGIGRSDLRGAMKVIADEGRGVVVLLRDTEMKLDTDAASPEKLRRYGLGAQILAALGIHEMELVTNSGRPRVVGLEAYGLSITGTRPIPEE, encoded by the coding sequence ATGGCCGAACCCATCCCCTTCGAGGAACCCGGCCCCGTGGAGCGGGACTACGCCGACGTGATCTCGCCCGTGGACGAGATCATCGAGGACGCGCGCAACGGGCGCATGTTCATCCTGGTCGATCACGAGGACCGCGAGAACGAGGGCGACCTCGTGATCCCCGCGCAGATGGCCACGCCCGATGCGGTGAACTTCATGGCCGCCCACGGGCGCGGCCTGATCTGCCTGACGCTGCCCGGCGAGCGCATCGACGCGCTGGGCCTGCCGCTGATGTCGACCAACAACGCCTCGCGCCACGAGACGGCGTTCACGGTGTCGATCGAGGCGCGCGAGGGGGTGTCCACCGGCATCTCGGCCCACGACCGCGCGCGCACCATTGCGGTGGCCATCGACGGCTCCAAGACGGCGGCCGACATCGCCACGCCCGGCCACGTGTTCCCGCTGCGTGCCCAGCCCGGCGGCGTGCTGGTCCGCGCGGGCCACACCGAGGCGGCCACCGACATCGCCCGTCTCGCGGGCCTGATCCCGGCGGGCGTGATCTGCGAGATCATGAACGAGGACGGCACCATGGCGCGGCTGCCCGACCTCGTGGCCTTTGCGCAGCGGCACGGGCTGAAGATCGGCACGATCAGCGACCTCATCAGCTACCGCCGCCGCCACGACAACCTCGTGAACCAGACCGACGCCCGGCCCGTCACCGCGAAGGTCGGGGGCGACTGGCTGATGCGGGTGTTCTCGGACGAGACCCAGGGCGCGGAGCACGTGGTGCTGACCAAGGGCGACCTCGCGGCGCCCGGCCCGGTGCTCGTGCGGATGCATGCGCTGCATCCCCTGGAGGACGTGCTGGGCATCGGGCGCTCGGACCTGCGAGGCGCCATGAAGGTGATCGCCGACGAGGGGCGCGGCGTGGTCGTCCTGCTGCGCGACACCGAGATGAAGCTGGATACGGACGCCGCCAGCCCCGAGAAGCTGCGCCGCTACGGGCTGGGGGCGCAGATCCTGGCAGCCCTGGGCATCCACGAGATGGAGCTGGTCACCAACTCCGGCCGCCCCCGCGTGGTGGGGCTGGAGGCCTATGGCCTGAGCATCACCGGCACCCGTCCCATCCCCGAGGAGTGA
- a CDS encoding NAD(P)/FAD-dependent oxidoreductase: protein MGTAHPPWDVVVLGAGAAGLYAGIEAARRGRRCLVIDGARKPGEKIRISGGGRCNVTNLNVARATIPERFLSRNPRFALSALSRHTARDFLARFEAAGLSWTEKALGQLFCATFARDVVAWLVRDLAAAGATLRLGTVVHGVEGAGPFTVRTDGGDMAAARVIVATGGLSIPKMGATDIGYRIARAHGVPLTDTRPALVPLTFAGAPLEEMAALAGTAVEGAVACGRARFRDGLLFTHRGLSGPSVLQASSYWREGEAVAIDLAAGAEVGASLAAERRRAGRVAPATALARLVPERVARAAVARAGLRGTLADQGNAALARLNAAVHDWQVVPQGTEGYRTAEVTLGGVDTDALDPRTMEARAVPGLHFVGEVVDVTGWLGGYNFQWAWSSGWVAGQSV, encoded by the coding sequence ATGGGCACCGCACACCCTCCATGGGACGTCGTCGTCCTCGGCGCCGGCGCGGCCGGGCTCTACGCGGGCATCGAGGCGGCGCGGCGGGGGCGGCGGTGCCTCGTGATCGACGGGGCGCGCAAGCCGGGCGAGAAGATCCGCATCTCCGGCGGCGGGCGCTGCAACGTCACCAACCTGAACGTCGCCCGCGCCACGATCCCCGAGCGGTTCCTGTCGCGCAACCCGCGCTTCGCGCTCTCGGCGCTGTCGCGGCACACGGCGCGCGACTTCCTCGCGCGCTTCGAGGCTGCGGGCCTCTCGTGGACCGAGAAGGCGCTGGGGCAGCTCTTCTGCGCGACCTTCGCGCGCGACGTAGTCGCCTGGCTCGTTCGCGATCTCGCGGCGGCGGGCGCGACGCTGCGCCTCGGGACAGTGGTGCACGGCGTCGAGGGGGCCGGCCCGTTCACGGTGCGCACGGACGGCGGAGACATGGCCGCCGCCCGGGTGATCGTCGCGACCGGGGGCCTGTCGATCCCGAAGATGGGGGCCACCGACATCGGCTACCGCATCGCCCGCGCCCACGGGGTGCCCCTGACGGACACCCGCCCCGCGCTGGTGCCGCTCACCTTCGCGGGGGCGCCGCTGGAGGAGATGGCGGCGCTCGCGGGAACGGCCGTGGAGGGCGCGGTGGCCTGCGGGCGGGCCCGTTTCCGGGACGGGCTGCTCTTCACCCACCGGGGACTTTCGGGGCCGTCCGTGCTGCAGGCGTCCTCCTACTGGCGCGAGGGCGAGGCGGTCGCGATCGACCTCGCCGCGGGCGCGGAGGTCGGCGCCTCCCTCGCCGCCGAGCGCCGGCGCGCGGGCCGGGTCGCGCCCGCCACCGCCCTCGCCCGCCTCGTCCCCGAGCGGGTCGCGCGCGCCGCCGTGGCGCGGGCGGGCCTGCGGGGCACGCTGGCGGACCAGGGCAACGCGGCGCTCGCCCGCCTGAATGCCGCGGTGCACGACTGGCAGGTCGTCCCGCAGGGCACCGAGGGCTACCGCACCGCCGAGGTGACGCTGGGCGGCGTGGACACGGACGCGCTCGACCCCCGCACCATGGAGGCGCGCGCCGTGCCCGGCCTGCACTTCGTGGGCGAGGTGGTGGACGTGACGGGCTGGCTGGGCGGCTACAACTTCCAGTGGGCCTGGTCGTCGGGCTGGGTGGCGGGCCAGTCGGTCTAG
- a CDS encoding STAS/SEC14 domain-containing protein — protein sequence MLTVTKPSADRVDIELRGALDADAMRQGLDALIAASDGVRNGRMLYTITDFAMPTFGAIGVEMGRLPKLFGLLGKFRRCAVLADADWLQRVAEAEGALFPGIDIKAFDLDERDEAEAWLARD from the coding sequence ATGCTGACCGTCACCAAGCCGTCCGCCGACCGGGTGGACATCGAGCTGCGCGGCGCGCTCGACGCGGACGCGATGCGCCAGGGTCTCGACGCGCTCATCGCCGCGTCGGACGGCGTGCGGAACGGGCGGATGCTCTACACGATCACCGACTTCGCGATGCCGACCTTCGGCGCGATCGGCGTGGAGATGGGGCGCCTGCCCAAGCTGTTCGGCCTGCTCGGCAAGTTCCGCCGCTGCGCGGTACTCGCCGACGCGGATTGGCTGCAACGGGTCGCCGAGGCCGAGGGCGCGCTGTTCCCCGGCATCGACATCAAGGCGTTCGATCTTGATGAGCGCGACGAGGCGGAGGCGTGGCTGGCGCGGGACTAG
- the nusB gene encoding transcription antitermination factor NusB → MPNTDPDDARALRRRMRSAARLYAVQALYQMEAMGQTLDKVRSEFEDHRFGMTVDGVEFAEGNVDHFRSVLGDAVSNQAAIDQATDRALVAKWPIARIDPVLRALFRAAGAELISKANPPKVVISEYIEVARAFFPEGKETGFVNAVLDHMAREVQPAAFR, encoded by the coding sequence ATGCCGAACACCGATCCCGACGACGCCCGCGCCCTCCGCCGACGGATGCGCTCCGCCGCCCGCCTCTACGCGGTGCAGGCCCTCTATCAGATGGAGGCCATGGGGCAGACGCTGGACAAGGTCCGCTCGGAGTTCGAGGACCACCGCTTCGGCATGACCGTGGACGGCGTGGAGTTCGCGGAAGGCAACGTGGACCACTTCCGCTCCGTGCTGGGTGACGCCGTCAGCAACCAGGCCGCGATCGACCAGGCCACCGACCGCGCGCTGGTCGCCAAGTGGCCCATCGCCCGCATCGACCCGGTGCTGCGCGCCCTGTTCCGCGCCGCCGGCGCCGAGCTGATCTCCAAGGCCAACCCGCCCAAGGTCGTGATCTCGGAGTACATCGAGGTCGCCCGCGCCTTCTTTCCGGAAGGCAAGGAGACCGGCTTCGTGAATGCCGTGCTCGACCACATGGCCCGCGAGGTCCAGCCCGCGGCGTTCCGGTGA